One genomic segment of Deltaproteobacteria bacterium includes these proteins:
- a CDS encoding protein kinase, with product MEEAAAAEAGGDLLRAHRCLLAAGRWRPAAELRARILQDAPADEDARLARALAGQCRARGRKHEAALLFERLGELDTAAALHRQAGHRLEAARALCAAGSPEEARALLTEWVEESRRADLALPPAAALLLLARLCLSGPDPLAAARHAQTVEEGVGEGEERRAALGLLVVAFHRAGLPAAAEEALQRLREADPGAPATPEAVLQDLALGHETTDEGEGERWVLSRYRLERLLGAGAMGQVYRAIDALTGETVAVKILAPSSLRGAGGAEDRFYREARIAQTIDDPGLVRVRHAQPEEGILVMEFLPGGTLADRLRGGRHLPWPVVVRLGVEAARALAAAHRRGVLHRDVKPANLLFDALGSVHLGDFGAAHLVSFQQTGTGYLLGTLAFMAPEQLEAAALDGRTDLYALAVTLYRAATGHLPFPGPQVAAQQRAGARPPSTLQPQLEGQAIDAFFERALAHDRADRFESGEAFARALGALAELGGGAEAAPAPTPAGAPAEDSARPGPRFDFETALGQRVHLARDARLGRRVVVETLPGDISPATLARLRELAAAGNPHLQPLLDLLPEESLAIYHLVEGLTLEEELSRPGGAPGRDRRLRLAADVARALRDHPGPLRPGRIRIVGGRAILLLAGIEALHAGAEPPADARPAVARVERWLALGADPGELSPEVAAGHLAALREPDAPEAPAEAEALSRWLDAGRAGG from the coding sequence GTGGAGGAGGCCGCGGCCGCCGAGGCGGGCGGGGACCTCCTGCGCGCCCACCGCTGCCTCCTGGCCGCCGGGCGCTGGCGGCCGGCCGCCGAGCTGCGCGCGCGGATCCTCCAGGACGCCCCCGCCGACGAGGACGCCCGCCTGGCCCGGGCCCTGGCCGGGCAGTGCCGGGCGCGGGGCCGCAAGCACGAGGCCGCGCTCCTCTTCGAGCGCCTCGGAGAGCTGGACACCGCCGCCGCGCTCCACCGCCAGGCCGGCCACCGGCTGGAGGCCGCCCGGGCGCTCTGCGCCGCCGGGAGCCCCGAGGAGGCCCGGGCCCTCCTCACGGAGTGGGTGGAGGAGAGCCGGCGCGCCGACCTCGCCCTGCCGCCGGCGGCGGCGCTGCTCCTCCTGGCCCGGCTCTGCCTCTCGGGGCCCGACCCGCTGGCCGCCGCCCGCCACGCCCAGACCGTGGAGGAGGGGGTGGGGGAGGGCGAGGAGCGGCGGGCGGCGCTCGGCCTGCTGGTGGTCGCCTTCCACCGGGCCGGCCTGCCGGCGGCGGCCGAGGAGGCCCTCCAGCGGCTGCGCGAGGCCGACCCCGGCGCGCCGGCCACCCCCGAGGCGGTCCTCCAGGACCTCGCCCTCGGCCACGAGACCACCGACGAGGGCGAGGGAGAGCGCTGGGTGCTCTCCCGCTACCGCCTCGAGCGGCTGCTCGGCGCCGGGGCGATGGGGCAGGTCTACCGGGCGATCGACGCCCTCACCGGCGAGACGGTCGCGGTGAAGATCCTGGCCCCCTCCTCCCTGCGGGGCGCGGGCGGCGCCGAGGATCGCTTCTACCGCGAGGCGCGCATCGCCCAGACCATCGACGACCCTGGCCTGGTGCGGGTCCGCCACGCCCAGCCGGAGGAGGGCATCCTGGTGATGGAGTTCCTCCCCGGAGGCACCCTCGCCGATCGCCTCCGCGGCGGGCGCCACCTCCCCTGGCCCGTCGTGGTCCGCCTCGGGGTGGAGGCCGCGCGAGCCCTGGCCGCGGCCCACCGGCGGGGCGTGCTCCACCGGGACGTGAAGCCCGCCAACCTGCTCTTCGACGCCCTCGGCTCGGTGCACCTCGGCGACTTCGGCGCGGCGCACCTCGTCTCCTTCCAGCAGACCGGCACCGGCTACCTCCTGGGGACGCTCGCCTTCATGGCCCCCGAGCAGCTGGAGGCGGCGGCGCTGGACGGGCGCACCGACCTCTACGCCCTGGCCGTCACCCTCTACCGGGCGGCCACCGGCCACCTGCCCTTTCCCGGGCCGCAGGTGGCGGCGCAGCAGCGCGCCGGCGCCCGGCCGCCCTCCACGCTGCAGCCGCAGCTGGAGGGGCAGGCCATCGACGCCTTCTTCGAGCGGGCCCTGGCGCACGATCGCGCCGACCGCTTCGAGAGCGGCGAGGCCTTCGCCCGGGCGCTCGGCGCCCTCGCCGAGCTCGGGGGCGGCGCCGAGGCGGCCCCGGCCCCCACGCCCGCGGGAGCTCCGGCAGAGGACTCCGCGCGCCCGGGGCCGCGCTTCGACTTCGAGACGGCGCTCGGTCAGCGGGTCCACCTGGCGCGCGACGCCCGCCTCGGCCGGCGGGTGGTGGTGGAGACCCTCCCCGGGGACATCTCGCCCGCGACCCTGGCCCGGCTGCGCGAGCTGGCCGCGGCGGGGAACCCTCACCTGCAGCCCCTCCTCGATCTCCTCCCGGAGGAGAGCCTGGCCATCTACCATCTCGTCGAGGGGCTGACCCTCGAGGAGGAGCTCTCGCGGCCGGGCGGGGCTCCGGGCCGGGACCGGCGGCTGCGCCTCGCCGCGGACGTGGCCCGCGCGCTGCGGGACCACCCGGGTCCCTTGCGCCCGGGGCGGATCCGCATCGTCGGGGGTCGCGCGATCCTCCTGCTGGCGGGCATCGAGGCCCTCCACGCGGGGGCGGAGCCGCCCGCCGACGCCCGCCCGGCGGTGGCCCGGGTGGAGCGCTGGCTCGCGCTCGGCGCGGACCCGGGGGAGCTCTCCCCCGAGGTGGCCGCCGGGCACCTGGCCGCGCTCCGGGAGCCCGACGCCCCCGAGGCGCCGGCCGAGGCCGAGGCGCTCTCACGATGGCTCGACGCGGGGCGGGCCGGAGGGTAA
- a CDS encoding cyclic nucleotide-binding domain-containing protein, which yields MKLAKLDAATLVRQDPLLERSHLLQALGEAAEAVLARAGLRRYPGGATIYGEHSSPDRIYLLARGEVVLLSSGGADATPLVTLHPGDCFGTGAALEPPARAVTVRAVGTADLVEIPAEPLRELARNDPTFSSFLQQCHERLKGAKSELDDFLDRW from the coding sequence ATGAAGCTCGCGAAGCTGGACGCAGCCACGCTGGTCCGACAGGACCCTCTGCTCGAGCGCTCACACCTCCTGCAGGCGCTGGGGGAGGCGGCGGAGGCCGTCCTCGCCCGGGCGGGCCTGCGCCGCTATCCCGGCGGGGCGACGATCTACGGCGAGCACTCCTCGCCGGACCGGATCTACCTGCTGGCCCGGGGGGAGGTCGTCCTGCTGAGCTCGGGCGGCGCCGACGCCACGCCCCTGGTCACCCTCCACCCCGGAGACTGCTTCGGCACCGGGGCGGCCCTGGAGCCCCCCGCCCGCGCCGTCACCGTGCGGGCGGTCGGGACGGCCGATCTGGTGGAGATCCCGGCCGAGCCCCTCCGGGAGCTGGCCCGCAACGACCCGACCTTCTCGAGCTTCCTCCAGCAGTGCCACGAGCGGCTGAAGGGGGCGAAGAGCGAGCTCGATGACTTCCTGGACCGCTGGTAG
- a CDS encoding SDR family NAD(P)-dependent oxidoreductase, translating into MSSEAQTAVIVGVGPGLGTALARRLAEEEMKLALVARSKDRISKLAEELDFIASEATAYVADATKESDVRNLFEAVSEDLGLPDLVIFNAGASQRRSILEVGTSDLEDQWRQNCLGGFLVGREALRMMVPRGEGTLLFSGSTGSVSAAAGFAGFSVGKFGLRALAQSMAREVGPLGVHVGHIVIDGEILSERNRQALVDRSPDEFLTPEATAEAFLQLHRQKRSAWSFEMDLRPWKERF; encoded by the coding sequence ATGAGCAGCGAGGCACAGACGGCAGTCATCGTGGGGGTCGGACCGGGGCTGGGCACGGCGCTGGCCCGCCGCCTGGCGGAAGAGGAGATGAAGCTCGCCCTGGTCGCGCGCTCCAAGGACCGCATCTCCAAGCTCGCCGAGGAGCTCGACTTCATCGCCAGCGAGGCCACCGCCTACGTCGCGGACGCGACGAAGGAGAGCGACGTCCGCAACCTCTTCGAGGCGGTCAGCGAGGACCTCGGCCTGCCCGACCTCGTCATCTTCAACGCGGGGGCGAGCCAGCGGCGCAGCATCCTCGAGGTGGGCACCAGCGACCTCGAGGATCAGTGGCGGCAGAACTGCCTCGGCGGCTTCCTCGTCGGGCGCGAGGCCCTGCGGATGATGGTGCCCCGCGGCGAGGGCACGCTCCTCTTCTCCGGCTCCACCGGCTCGGTGAGCGCCGCGGCGGGCTTCGCCGGCTTCTCGGTGGGCAAGTTCGGCCTGCGCGCCCTCGCCCAGTCCATGGCGCGCGAGGTCGGCCCCCTCGGGGTGCACGTCGGGCACATCGTCATCGACGGCGAGATCCTCTCCGAGCGCAACCGCCAGGCCCTGGTCGATCGCTCGCCCGACGAGTTCCTCACCCCCGAGGCGACCGCCGAGGCCTTCCTCCAGCTGCACCGGCAGAAGCGCAGCGCCTGGAGCTTCGAGATGGATCTGCGCCCCTGGAAGGAGCGCTTCTAG